In Oryza glaberrima chromosome 8, OglaRS2, whole genome shotgun sequence, the following are encoded in one genomic region:
- the LOC127782430 gene encoding uncharacterized protein LOC127782430 → MDGHGGGGGKLTRTPSSLLRSPTVRAASFQAVAGDDPEPDDKKAQGRRKKLALLRPAAHGLRPGPAQSVLLLVVALPLLALAVVVLRHDGAHHLVLLAAAAAAALAAAAAVARLRGRLRVRRAATGLPVSVRWFIGEGGGGDDDDDEQHQHRKGKRKVDGLAVREGVEFYSNGDCYEGEFHRARCSGSGVYNFFGKGKYEGDWVDGKYDGHGVESWARGSRYRGQYRQGLRHGHGVYRFYSGDCYAGEWAAGQSHGIGAQTCSDGSSYAGEFKGGVKHGLGCYHFRNGDRYSGEYFADRIHGFGVYSFANGHCYEGSWHEGKKQGLGMYTFRNGDRRSGEWDAGALKNPLPLSDQAVQRAVLAAQRAADNAFHLPRVEEQVNRAVMAANRAATAARVAAIKAVQNRIDGKFCHTEV, encoded by the exons ATGgacgggcacggcggcggcggcggcaagttgacgcggacgccgtcgtcgctgctccgGTCGCCGACCGTGCGGGCGGCGTCGTTCCAGGCGGTGGCGGGGGACGACCCGGAGCCCGACGACAAGAAGGcgcaggggaggaggaagaagctggCCCTGCTCCGCCCGGCGGCCCACGGCctccggcccggcccggcccagtccgtgctgctcctcgtcgtcgcgctccccctcctcgccctcgccgtcgtcgtcctccgccatgACGGCGCCCAccacctcgtcctcctcgccgccgccgccgccgccgcgctcgccgcggcggcggccgtcgcgcgcctgcgcggccgcctccgcgtccgccgcgccgccacggggCTCCCGGTCTCCGTCCGGTGGTTcatcggcgagggcggcggcggcgacgacgacgacgacgagcagcacCAGCATAGGAAGGGGAAGCGGAAGGTCGACGGCCTCGCGGTGCGTGAGGGCGTGGAGTTCTACAGCAACGGCGACTGCTACGAGGGGGAGTTCCACAGGGCGCggtgcagcggcagcggcgtctaCAACTTCTTCGGCAAGGGCAAGTACGAGGGCGACTGGGTCGACGGCAAGTACGACGGCCATGGCGTCGAGAGCTGGGCGCGCGGCAGCCGCTACCGTGGCCAGTACAGGCAAGGCCtccgccacggccacggcgtCTACCGCTTCTACAGCGGCGACTGCTACGCCGGCGAGTGGGCCGCCGGCCAGAGCCATGGCATTGGCGCCCAGACCTGCTCCGACGGCAGCTCCTACGCCGGCGAGTTCAAGGGCGGCGTCAAGCACGGCCTCGGCTGCTACCATTTCAG GAATGGTGATCGATACTCGGGGGAGTACTTCGCGGACAGGATCCACGGCTTTGGCGTGTACAGCTTCGCCAATGGCCATTGCTACGAGGGCTCCTGGCACGAAGGCAAGAAGCAGGGGTTAGGGATGTACACGTTTCGCAACGGCGACAGGCGGTCCGGCGAATGGGACGCCGGTGCTCTCAAGAACCCATTGCCGCTCTCCGATCAGGCCGTGCAGCGTGCCGTGCTG GCGGCGCAAAGGGCGGCGGATAACGCCTTCCACCTCCCGAGGGTGGAAGAGCAGGTGAACCGGGCGGTCATGGCCGCCAATAGAGCGGCCACGGCTGCCCGGGTTGCGGCAATCAAGGCAGTTCAGAACAGAATCGACGGCAAATTCTGCCACACAGAAGTGTGA